One segment of Brassica napus cultivar Da-Ae chromosome C3, Da-Ae, whole genome shotgun sequence DNA contains the following:
- the LOC106374973 gene encoding uncharacterized protein LOC106374973, whose translation MDSTSAADNIREDAVSKVLGKDKPGRVRGFGRGITANKLAYLQFRDAKIAEMKSEIEELKGMVRELAEKKKSNVDAETSESSGGFKEGVRVQILDWIESEDVVVGEGEFCSAEPKYKIGRIPIGPNAVAIVVKYALSASASLWRPTTDVLTLDEAVGYKISWPMDKVILDKDPNCSEDLSMQSKEGEYRRCKIYDWTNDEDEVIAEGLVCSSKSKDMVNNIPLGPNAVSVEVVKVFNDQAYLWRPTADMFLIGDALSEKIAWPVLKVEVMPTPATEVTPTKCAGKKIASPSKPAKKKAVSPGSTSSTRSPKQKCTLLDCNNSGRKVAEGRVASTDPNELCHFVPLGPNASKVWIDVAKIGDAKVWRPNSEIEYISDAMGSVVAWPNDKIKFV comes from the exons ATGGACTCCACATCAGCTGCTGATAACATAAGGGAAGATGCTGTGAGCAAGGTTTTGGGAAAAGACAAACCTGGACGAGTAAGGGGCTTTGGTAGAGGGATTACAGCTAATAAGCTAGCATATCTGCAATTTAGAGACGCTAAGATTGCAGAAATGAAAAGTGAGATTGAAGAGTTAAAGGGGATGGTGCGAGAATTAGCTGAGAAGAAG AAAAGTAATGTTGATGCTGAAACATCTGAGAGTAGTGGTGGATTCAAAGAAGGAGTCAGAGTACAAATACTGGATTGGATTGAATCAGAGGATGTTGTTGTTGGTGAAGGAGAATTCTGCTCTGCTGAACCGAAGTACAAAATTGGTCGTATACCAATTGGTCCTAATGCAGTGGCTATCGTAGTTAAGTATGCACTAAGCGCATCAGCTTCACTCTGGAGGCCTACTACGGATGTGTTAACTCTTGATGAAGCTGTGGGATACAAGATATCTTGGCCAATGGATAAAGTGATTTTGGATAAGGATCCAAACTGTTCTGAAGATTTATCTAtg CAAAGCAAGGAAGGTGAATATCGAAGATGCAAGATATATGATTGGACCAATGATGAGGACGAGGTCATTGCTGAAGGTCTCGTGTGCTCTTCAAAATCCAAAGACATGGTTAACAACATACCTCTGGGTCCCAATGCTGTTAGTGTCGAAGTAGTGAAGGTGTTCAATGATCAAGCATATTTGTGGAGGCCAACCGCTGATATGTTCTTGATTGGTGATGCACTTAGCGAGAAAATAGCATGGCCAGTCCTAAAGGTTGAAGTCATGCCTACACCCGCTACAGAAGTAACACCAACTAAATGTGCAGGGAAGAAAATAGCATCACCTTCGAAGCCAGCCAAGAAAAAAGCAGTG AGTCCAGGCAGCACTAGTTCGACCAGAAGTCCGAAGCAGAAGTGCACTCTCTTGGATTGCAACAACTCTGGACGTAAGGTAGCTGAAGGAAGGGTAGCTTCAACGGATCCGAATGAGTTGTGCCACTTTGTACCCCTAGGTCCAAATGCAAGCAAGGTGTGGATTGATGTGGCTAAGATCGGTGATGCAAAAGTCTGGAGGCCAAATTCAGAGATTGAATACATATCTGATGCAATGGGTTCGGTTGTGGCATGGCCAAATGACAAAATCAAGTTTGTCTAA